One part of the Actinomyces howellii genome encodes these proteins:
- a CDS encoding TetR/AcrR family transcriptional regulator — MAETLAPEQAADDPDEPSEDHLADRSGEQAPGPSRPVVATTSRGLGRRQEIIEAAAAIIRESGPGAVSHRAVARRAGCSLSATTYYFDGLDDLLYQAGQVNIAMWASRAEAVADRVESLDDLPDLHGRIELLLQATLPAEGPYRGHYVQLISAGAAVAVGQAYRNGRQRLNAAVARVLRHLGSTLRPEVVIAIVDGAAVSALSEGRDVRATAADLLGTVVLSTGQVPADRTRSPQPGGIEMNS; from the coding sequence CGGTCCGGGGAGCAGGCACCCGGCCCGTCCCGCCCCGTGGTGGCGACCACCAGCCGAGGGCTGGGCCGGCGCCAGGAGATCATCGAGGCGGCCGCCGCCATCATCCGCGAGTCCGGGCCCGGGGCGGTCAGCCACCGGGCGGTGGCCAGGCGCGCCGGCTGCTCGTTGTCAGCCACCACGTACTACTTCGACGGCCTCGACGACCTCCTCTACCAGGCGGGCCAGGTCAACATCGCCATGTGGGCCTCGCGGGCCGAGGCGGTGGCGGACCGCGTCGAGTCCCTCGACGACCTGCCCGACCTCCACGGCCGGATCGAGCTGCTGCTCCAGGCGACCCTTCCGGCCGAGGGACCCTACAGGGGCCACTACGTCCAGCTCATCTCAGCCGGCGCCGCCGTCGCCGTCGGACAGGCCTACCGCAACGGCCGCCAACGTCTCAACGCCGCGGTCGCCAGGGTGCTGCGCCACCTGGGAAGCACCCTGAGGCCCGAGGTCGTCATCGCCATCGTCGACGGCGCCGCGGTCAGCGCGCTGAGCGAGGGGCGCGACGTGCGGGCGACCGCGGCCGACCTGCTCGGCACGGTGGTCCTCAGCACCGGCCAGGTACCCGCGGACAGAACCCGGTCACCACAGCCCGGTGGGATCGAGATGAACTCGTAG